One window of the Pseudomonas knackmussii B13 genome contains the following:
- a CDS encoding anti-sigma factor family protein, translated as MNAMTPNDNDLHAYVDEQLDPERREWVEAWLANHPHEARRVEAWKQDAQRLRAALASAALPPAPELDPQHIRTRLRARRQSRLAIAAALLVALGVGSLGGWQARDMSLAKVDKPMQDAVQAYRLFAENGSGARLDTGSGDNVRAWLGRYLENASLPADLDQLGLRTVGARLLATEQGAAALVVYEDDQGHRLSFFIRPPGPANHLLPHGQRQDGELLTRYWSKGNYNYAVVSRSDDPRVDQVGQLLGF; from the coding sequence ATGAACGCCATGACTCCCAACGACAACGACCTGCACGCCTACGTCGACGAGCAGCTCGACCCCGAGCGTCGCGAGTGGGTGGAAGCCTGGCTCGCCAACCACCCCCACGAAGCCCGCCGCGTCGAGGCCTGGAAGCAGGATGCCCAGCGCCTGCGCGCCGCCCTCGCCAGCGCGGCGCTGCCGCCGGCCCCGGAGCTGGATCCGCAGCACATCCGCACCCGCCTGCGCGCGCGCCGGCAATCGCGCCTTGCCATAGCCGCCGCGTTGCTGGTGGCCCTCGGCGTCGGCAGCCTCGGCGGCTGGCAGGCCCGCGACATGAGCCTGGCCAAGGTCGACAAGCCGATGCAGGACGCGGTGCAGGCCTATCGCCTGTTCGCCGAAAACGGCAGCGGCGCACGCCTCGACACCGGCTCCGGCGACAACGTCCGCGCCTGGCTCGGCCGATACCTGGAAAACGCCAGCCTGCCGGCCGACCTCGACCAGCTCGGCCTGCGCACGGTTGGCGCCCGCCTGCTCGCCACCGAGCAAGGCGCGGCGGCGCTGGTGGTCTACGAGGACGACCAGGGCCACCGCCTGAGCTTCTTCATCCGCCCGCCGGGCCCGGCCAACCACCTGTTGCCCCACGGCCAACGCCAGGATGGTGAGCTGCTGACGCGCTACTGGAGCAAGGGCAACTACAACTACGCCGTGGTCAGCCGCAGCGACGATCCGCGGGTGGATCAGGTGGGGCAGTTGCTGGGGTTCTGA
- the paaX gene encoding phenylacetic acid degradation operon negative regulatory protein PaaX, translated as MSSLAPLNQLITRFQEQTPIRASSLIITLYGDAIEPHGGTVWLGSLIGLLEPMGINERLIRTSIFRLTKEGWLTAEKVGRRSYYSLTGTGRRRFEKAFKRVYSAGVQGWDGAWTLVMLSQLSADKRKQVREELEWQGFGAIAPTVLACPRCERADVTATLLDLDALDDSIVFETHAQEVLASRAMRLQVRESWKIDELGQHYSEFIRLFRPLWQALREQAELDAQDCFLARTLLIHEYRKLLLRDPQLPDELLPGDWEGRAARQLCRNLYRLVYAKAEEWLNSALETADGPLPDVGESFYRRFGGLN; from the coding sequence ATGAGCAGTCTCGCCCCGCTGAACCAGCTGATTACCCGCTTCCAGGAACAGACGCCGATCCGCGCCAGTTCGCTGATCATCACCCTTTATGGCGACGCGATCGAACCGCACGGCGGAACCGTCTGGCTGGGTAGCCTGATCGGCCTGCTGGAGCCCATGGGGATCAATGAGCGGCTGATCCGCACCTCGATCTTCCGCCTGACCAAGGAAGGCTGGCTGACCGCCGAGAAAGTCGGCCGGCGCAGCTACTACAGCCTCACCGGCACCGGCCGGCGGCGCTTCGAGAAGGCTTTCAAGCGGGTCTACAGCGCCGGCGTGCAGGGCTGGGACGGCGCCTGGACGCTGGTCATGCTCTCGCAGCTGTCTGCCGACAAGCGCAAGCAGGTGCGCGAGGAACTGGAATGGCAGGGCTTCGGCGCCATTGCCCCGACCGTGCTGGCCTGCCCGCGCTGCGAGCGCGCCGACGTCACCGCGACCCTGCTCGACCTGGACGCGCTGGACGACAGCATCGTCTTCGAGACCCACGCCCAGGAAGTGCTGGCCTCCCGCGCCATGCGCCTGCAGGTGCGCGAGAGCTGGAAGATCGACGAACTCGGCCAGCACTACAGCGAATTCATCCGCCTGTTCCGCCCGCTCTGGCAGGCGCTGCGCGAGCAGGCCGAACTGGACGCCCAGGACTGCTTCCTGGCGCGCACCCTTTTGATCCACGAATACCGCAAGCTGCTGCTGCGTGACCCGCAATTGCCCGATGAGCTGCTTCCTGGCGACTGGGAAGGGCGGGCCGCGCGCCAGCTGTGTCGCAACCTCTACCGCCTGGTTTACGCCAAGGCGGAGGAGTGGCTGAACAGCGCCCTGGAGACCGCCGACGGCCCCTTGCCGGACGTGGGCGAGAGCTTCTACCGGCGTTTCGGCGGGCTGAACTGA
- a CDS encoding cytochrome c3 family protein yields the protein MKRWYWLLLIPFLVAFAIGARSGHDRLVSAHPVLPMNFEHSNHGSINCVVCHHDFNDHSAPAPTGTRTCILCHKETPKLAVTIEHDFHQLCEGCHLKNLQAFRQTGPVRSCKACHTPSASASSGGF from the coding sequence ATGAAGCGCTGGTACTGGTTGCTGCTGATCCCGTTCCTGGTGGCCTTCGCGATAGGCGCGCGCAGCGGTCACGACCGCCTGGTGAGCGCCCACCCGGTGCTGCCGATGAACTTCGAGCACAGCAACCACGGCAGCATCAACTGCGTGGTTTGCCATCACGACTTCAACGACCACTCAGCTCCGGCGCCTACCGGCACGCGCACCTGCATCCTGTGCCACAAGGAGACGCCGAAGCTGGCCGTGACCATCGAGCACGACTTCCACCAGCTCTGCGAAGGCTGCCACCTCAAGAACCTGCAAGCCTTCCGCCAGACCGGCCCGGTGCGCTCGTGCAAGGCGTGCCATACGCCGAGTGCTTCCGCGTCATCGGGTGGGTTCTAG
- a CDS encoding IS481 family transposase — translation MPWNTRDTMSLKEEFIALALQPDSNKRELCRRFGISPQTAYKWLKRYAQQGREGLHEQSRRPLSSPRRTPPELETEVVALRQAHPAWGGRKISHVLRRCIAPSTVTNVLHRHTLILPPEKEAKKPWQRFEHEAPNDLWQMDFKGYFPTQQGQCHPLTVVDDHSRFNLAIQACANERKETVQEKLTEIFRRYGLPARINTDNGSPWGSPRNPGELSELGVWLVRLGIRLSFSRPYHPQTNGKNERFHRALKAEVLKGKHFHDLVEAQAAFDQWREIYNHHRPHEALGYQVPMERYRPSPWSFPEELEDFEYAMDDEVTKVYHSRFRFRKRYFRIAKGLAGHLIAIRPRPDSEVLYDVYFCHQLLRTIDLNNPDYGP, via the coding sequence ATGCCCTGGAACACGAGAGACACCATGAGCCTGAAAGAGGAATTCATTGCCCTAGCCTTACAGCCCGACAGCAACAAGCGAGAGCTTTGCCGACGTTTCGGAATCAGCCCGCAAACGGCCTACAAGTGGCTTAAGCGATACGCGCAGCAAGGGCGAGAGGGATTGCATGAGCAATCCCGCCGGCCGCTCAGCAGCCCCAGACGCACCCCGCCGGAGCTGGAGACAGAGGTGGTCGCCTTGCGCCAGGCGCATCCCGCGTGGGGCGGACGCAAGATCAGCCATGTCCTGAGACGCTGCATTGCTCCTAGCACCGTGACCAATGTCCTGCACCGTCACACGCTGATCCTGCCGCCTGAAAAGGAAGCCAAGAAGCCTTGGCAGCGCTTCGAACACGAAGCCCCCAATGACCTCTGGCAGATGGACTTCAAGGGCTACTTCCCGACCCAGCAAGGCCAGTGTCATCCGCTGACCGTGGTGGATGACCACTCCCGTTTCAACCTGGCGATCCAAGCCTGTGCCAATGAGCGCAAGGAAACGGTCCAGGAAAAGCTGACCGAAATCTTTCGACGCTATGGCCTGCCAGCCCGAATCAACACCGACAATGGCTCGCCCTGGGGCTCGCCACGCAACCCCGGGGAATTATCCGAACTGGGTGTCTGGCTGGTCAGGCTGGGAATTCGCTTGAGTTTCAGCCGGCCCTACCACCCACAGACCAATGGTAAGAACGAGCGCTTCCATCGCGCCCTCAAGGCCGAGGTGCTCAAGGGAAAGCACTTTCACGACCTGGTCGAAGCCCAGGCGGCCTTCGACCAGTGGCGTGAGATCTACAACCATCACCGGCCCCACGAAGCGCTGGGCTACCAGGTTCCCATGGAGCGCTACCGCCCAAGCCCTTGGTCATTTCCAGAGGAACTAGAGGACTTCGAATACGCCATGGACGACGAAGTGACGAAGGTCTATCACAGCCGATTCCGCTTCAGAAAACGCTACTTCCGCATCGCCAAAGGGCTTGCTGGGCACCTGATTGCCATCCGTCCCAGACCCGATAGCGAGGTCCTGTACGACGTGTATTTCTGCCATCAACTGCTCCGCACCATCGACCTGAACAATCCCGACTACGGACCATAA
- a CDS encoding ferric reductase-like transmembrane domain-containing protein, which produces MYALTMRIALGCLLPFAAIFLLGAMPGVSPAWDFANAVGMLASALFLLLFAYTGKPMAQPRHDGKFFMVLHRDLSFVAVALLALHIGVMLVDEPLVIDELLPGAAWHMLAGDAATLILLLMVPLSLTAVRRKLWRKHADFRRTHYWASALIVALAAGHMIGAGYYSGTPWKMLLWGALSVAALAWPLLPRKTPHYAEGGRRRHSAYLATRLSVAALVAGLVLAGAYSLLSSVDLPLL; this is translated from the coding sequence ATGTACGCACTGACCATGCGCATCGCGCTGGGCTGCCTGCTGCCGTTCGCCGCCATCTTCCTGCTCGGTGCCATGCCCGGGGTCAGCCCGGCCTGGGATTTCGCCAACGCCGTCGGCATGCTCGCCAGCGCGCTCTTCCTCCTGCTGTTCGCCTACACCGGCAAGCCGATGGCCCAGCCGCGGCACGACGGCAAATTCTTCATGGTGCTGCACCGCGACCTGTCCTTCGTCGCCGTGGCGCTGCTTGCGCTGCACATCGGCGTGATGCTGGTGGACGAGCCGCTGGTGATCGATGAGCTATTGCCCGGTGCGGCCTGGCACATGCTCGCTGGCGACGCCGCGACCCTGATCCTGCTGCTGATGGTGCCGCTCAGCCTGACCGCCGTACGCCGCAAGCTGTGGCGCAAGCACGCGGACTTCCGCCGCACGCATTACTGGGCCAGCGCGCTGATCGTGGCCCTGGCGGCGGGACACATGATCGGCGCCGGCTACTACAGCGGCACGCCCTGGAAGATGCTGCTGTGGGGCGCGCTCAGCGTCGCCGCGCTGGCCTGGCCGCTGCTGCCGCGCAAGACCCCGCACTACGCCGAGGGCGGCCGTCGCCGGCACAGCGCCTACCTGGCCACGCGCCTGAGCGTCGCCGCGCTTGTCGCTGGCCTGGTATTGGCAGGCGCCTATTCACTGCTCAGCAGCGTGGATCTGCCGCTGCTATGA
- the feaR gene encoding transcriptional regulator FeaR, with protein sequence MNPSSIYRDEAFEAWLGQVNQACGRFDARTLGPSFHGKLREYQEGAIKLSVVDMAQVHLYRTSKEVSASGNGHFYAVFQLEGRSHLEQDGSRVVLSRGDITLVDANRPCDMTYEDNSRQLSLILPRQVLERGLRHTGIACARRIPASSPVAILANTLVLETSRQDGLGMQESEATLDALVSLLRPALASQEAECDSHERLFRKAVAFIDEHIGAEELCPELIAREVGVSVRGLYRMFAKKGLVVAQYIKNRRLDFCAESLRNAAGEQKLSALGYAWGFSDSSYFSTAFKSRFGVSPGEYRKRYAH encoded by the coding sequence ATGAACCCATCATCGATCTACCGGGATGAGGCTTTCGAGGCATGGCTGGGTCAGGTCAACCAGGCCTGCGGGCGTTTCGACGCGCGCACCCTGGGGCCGTCCTTCCACGGAAAGCTGCGGGAGTACCAGGAAGGTGCCATCAAGCTCAGCGTCGTCGACATGGCGCAGGTGCACCTGTACCGGACCAGCAAGGAAGTCAGCGCCAGCGGCAACGGCCACTTCTATGCGGTGTTCCAGTTGGAAGGCCGCTCGCACCTGGAGCAGGACGGCAGCCGCGTGGTGCTGTCGCGCGGCGACATCACCCTGGTCGACGCCAACCGCCCGTGCGACATGACCTACGAGGACAACTCGCGGCAACTGTCGCTGATCCTCCCGCGCCAGGTGCTCGAACGCGGCCTGCGCCACACCGGCATCGCCTGCGCGCGGCGCATTCCGGCCAGCTCGCCGGTGGCGATCCTGGCCAATACCCTGGTGCTCGAAACCAGCCGCCAGGACGGCCTGGGCATGCAGGAAAGCGAGGCGACCCTCGACGCCCTGGTCAGCCTGTTGCGCCCGGCCCTGGCCAGCCAGGAAGCCGAGTGCGACAGCCACGAGCGGCTGTTCCGCAAGGCGGTGGCCTTCATCGACGAGCACATCGGCGCCGAAGAGCTCTGCCCGGAGCTGATCGCCCGCGAAGTGGGCGTGTCGGTGCGCGGCCTGTACCGCATGTTCGCCAAGAAAGGCCTGGTGGTGGCGCAGTACATCAAGAACCGCCGCCTGGACTTCTGCGCCGAATCCCTGCGCAACGCCGCCGGCGAGCAGAAGCTTTCGGCGCTGGGCTACGCCTGGGGCTTCTCCGATTCGAGCTACTTCTCGACGGCGTTCAAGTCGCGCTTCGGGGTTTCGCCGGGCGAATACCGCAAGCGCTACGCGCATTGA
- a CDS encoding catalase family peroxidase, translating into MTEPTSAPPNLPLRLAAIAVAVGGLAAAFAFAAGLFSPQRLTPAKLVNVLEQNGGVHPAYRRNHAKGICVVGHFESNGAGSEVSRATVFAKGSVPIVGRLAIPGGNPAASDGAAPIRSLALRFLPEHGEEWRTGMNAMPVFVVKDAQSFYELQQASQPQPGTGKPDPAKMGAFFKAHPESAAFLSWVKTAVPSSSYANSAYYGLNAFLLVDAQGREHPVRWSVQPQTPYQPLAAEQRNEANFLAADLQQRLAQGPVRWHLQLTLGEPGDPTDDATRAWPQNRRSIDAGEVVIERAVAEQGGPCQDVNYDPLVLPDGIRASDDPLLSARSAAYSESFNRRTREQAALPAQEQHP; encoded by the coding sequence ATGACCGAACCCACTTCGGCGCCACCGAACCTGCCCCTGCGCCTGGCGGCGATAGCCGTCGCCGTGGGCGGCCTGGCCGCCGCCTTCGCCTTTGCCGCCGGCTTGTTCTCCCCGCAACGCCTGACCCCGGCGAAGCTGGTCAACGTGCTGGAGCAGAACGGCGGCGTGCACCCGGCCTACCGGCGCAACCACGCCAAGGGCATTTGCGTGGTCGGCCATTTCGAGAGCAATGGGGCTGGCAGCGAAGTTTCCCGCGCCACCGTCTTCGCCAAGGGCTCGGTGCCGATAGTGGGGCGCCTGGCGATTCCCGGCGGCAACCCGGCCGCCAGCGACGGCGCCGCGCCGATCCGCAGCCTGGCCCTGCGCTTCCTGCCCGAACACGGCGAGGAATGGCGCACCGGGATGAACGCCATGCCGGTGTTCGTGGTGAAGGACGCCCAGTCCTTCTATGAACTGCAGCAGGCCTCGCAGCCGCAGCCGGGCACCGGCAAACCCGATCCGGCGAAGATGGGCGCGTTCTTCAAGGCGCACCCGGAGAGCGCGGCCTTCCTCAGCTGGGTGAAGACCGCCGTGCCCTCGTCGAGCTACGCCAATAGCGCCTACTACGGCCTCAACGCTTTCCTGCTGGTCGACGCCCAGGGCCGCGAGCACCCGGTGCGCTGGTCGGTGCAGCCGCAAACGCCTTACCAGCCGCTCGCCGCCGAACAGCGCAACGAAGCGAATTTCCTCGCCGCCGATCTGCAACAACGCCTGGCCCAGGGCCCGGTGCGCTGGCACCTGCAACTGACCCTCGGCGAGCCCGGCGACCCCACCGACGACGCCACCCGTGCATGGCCGCAGAACCGCCGCAGCATCGATGCCGGCGAAGTCGTCATCGAGCGCGCCGTGGCCGAGCAAGGCGGGCCCTGCCAGGACGTCAACTACGACCCGCTGGTCCTGCCCGACGGCATCCGCGCCTCCGACGACCCGCTGCTGAGCGCGCGCTCGGCGGCCTATTCGGAATCCTTCAACCGCCGTACCCGCGAACAGGCCGCGCTGCCGGCCCAGGAGCAGCACCCATGA
- a CDS encoding c-type cytochrome produces the protein MRPKKIYKSAFVMLFTVKTRIKTGLCGLLLALGAVQSGLALADDAAKGQAVFERDCSLCHTANAGGPNIMGPNLHGVVGRKAGSLAGFSYSQAMKDHGATWSRDNLEAFLAQPQTAVPGTYMPYQGLADADERKALSLWLSQQH, from the coding sequence GTGCGTCCGAAGAAAATCTACAAGAGTGCTTTCGTCATGCTGTTCACCGTGAAAACCCGAATCAAGACCGGCCTCTGCGGCCTCCTGCTGGCCCTGGGCGCCGTCCAGTCCGGCCTCGCCCTGGCCGACGATGCCGCCAAGGGCCAGGCCGTGTTCGAGCGCGACTGCTCGCTGTGCCACACCGCCAATGCCGGCGGCCCGAACATCATGGGTCCGAACCTGCATGGCGTGGTCGGGCGCAAGGCCGGCTCGCTGGCTGGTTTCAGCTACTCCCAGGCGATGAAGGACCACGGCGCCACCTGGTCCCGCGACAACCTCGAAGCCTTCCTGGCCCAGCCGCAGACCGCCGTGCCCGGCACCTACATGCCGTACCAGGGCCTGGCCGACGCCGACGAGCGCAAGGCCCTGAGCCTGTGGCTGAGCCAACAGCACTGA
- a CDS encoding cytochrome b, which translates to MSRRPEYFPLTLRVLHWLMAVLVIAMLLIGLGMVASVSPRHALLVSIHKPLGALLLVLVLIRLFVRLRSQVPSLPAEMPGWQQRIAHASHVVLYVLLILQPLVGWAMQSAGGYPVVLVEGHELPALVDPSVWLHSLLRSAHGLIALLLIATILLHIAAALFHGLVRRDGVLASMTGGRLPAATPSPVPGERP; encoded by the coding sequence ATGAGCCGCCGTCCCGAGTATTTCCCGCTGACCCTGCGCGTCCTGCACTGGCTGATGGCCGTGCTGGTGATCGCCATGCTGCTGATCGGCCTGGGCATGGTCGCCAGCGTCTCGCCGCGCCATGCGCTGCTGGTGTCGATCCACAAGCCGCTCGGTGCGCTGCTGCTGGTGCTGGTGCTGATTCGCCTGTTCGTGCGCCTGCGCAGCCAGGTGCCGTCGTTGCCGGCCGAGATGCCTGGCTGGCAGCAGCGCATCGCCCACGCTTCGCACGTCGTGCTCTATGTGCTGCTGATCCTGCAGCCGCTGGTGGGCTGGGCCATGCAGTCGGCCGGTGGCTACCCGGTGGTGCTGGTCGAAGGCCACGAGTTGCCGGCGCTGGTCGACCCGTCAGTGTGGCTTCACAGCCTGTTGCGTAGCGCGCATGGCCTCATCGCCTTGCTGCTGATCGCGACCATCCTGCTGCACATCGCGGCAGCCCTGTTCCATGGCCTGGTCCGCCGCGATGGCGTCCTGGCCAGCATGACCGGCGGCCGCTTGCCGGCCGCCACTCCGTCCCCTGTACCGGGAGAACGCCCATGA
- a CDS encoding IS3 family transposase (programmed frameshift) yields the protein MSRRSFSPDFKLEAARLVVDQGYTVPAACKAMGVGPTAMRRWVAQLQLERGGQTPAHSKALTEDQRRIQELEAQVRRLEREKEIPKKGYRSLDVGRPRLVRLVEALGEQYSRTELCRLFQVNRSSVYAARKRQARVCSRREALRQRVVELHAQSRSAAGARTLSAALRNEGFPAGRYLAARLMKEAGLVSTQRRKHRYRVAKEHSAIAANELARRFNVSRPNQVWCGDVTYIWAGGRWIYLAAVMDLYARRIVGWAMSNRPDSQLTGRALRVAYEARGMPQQLMFHSDQGCHYTSLEFRQMLWRYGIRQSMSGRGNCWDNAPMERFFRSLKSEWIPPSGYVDQPQAEADVLRYVTDYYNHQRPHSHNDYQTPARREELAG from the exons ATGAGCAGAAGATCATTCAGTCCAGATTTCAAACTGGAAGCCGCCCGCTTGGTGGTGGATCAAGGCTATACGGTGCCGGCCGCCTGCAAGGCGATGGGGGTGGGGCCCACGGCGATGCGTCGCTGGGTGGCGCAGTTGCAACTGGAGCGTGGCGGCCAGACGCCTGCGCATAGCAAGGCGCTGACAGAGGATCAGCGGCGCATTCAGGAGTTGGAGGCGCAAGTCCGCCGCTTGGAGCGGGAGAAAGAGATTC CTAAAAAAGGCTACCGCTCTCTTGATGTCGGACGCCCTCGACTAGTCAGGCTGGTCGAGGCATTGGGCGAGCAGTATTCGCGTACGGAACTGTGCCGGTTATTCCAGGTAAATCGCAGCAGTGTTTATGCGGCCCGAAAGCGGCAGGCACGCGTCTGCAGTCGACGAGAAGCGTTACGCCAGCGCGTGGTGGAACTGCATGCCCAGAGCCGCAGCGCGGCCGGTGCCCGAACGCTATCGGCCGCCTTGCGCAACGAGGGCTTTCCTGCAGGCCGTTACCTTGCCGCCCGGTTGATGAAAGAGGCCGGGCTCGTCAGTACACAACGCCGTAAACATCGCTACCGGGTTGCCAAGGAACACAGTGCCATCGCGGCCAATGAGCTGGCGCGCCGGTTCAATGTGAGCCGCCCCAACCAGGTGTGGTGCGGGGATGTGACGTACATCTGGGCCGGTGGCCGCTGGATCTACCTGGCCGCCGTGATGGATCTGTATGCACGTCGGATCGTCGGCTGGGCCATGTCCAACCGGCCCGACTCACAACTCACCGGGCGCGCTCTGCGGGTGGCCTACGAAGCCAGGGGCATGCCACAGCAACTGATGTTTCACTCCGACCAGGGCTGTCATTACACCAGCCTCGAATTTCGCCAAATGCTCTGGCGCTACGGCATTCGGCAAAGCATGAGCGGTCGAGGAAACTGCTGGGATAACGCGCCGATGGAGCGATTCTTCAGAAGCCTCAAGTCGGAATGGATACCGCCCTCCGGCTACGTCGATCAGCCCCAGGCGGAAGCCGACGTGCTGCGTTACGTCACCGACTACTACAACCACCAACGGCCACACAGTCACAACGATTACCAGACACCGGCACGGCGTGAAGAGCTGGCTGGATAG
- a CDS encoding DUF2790 domain-containing protein, translating to MKTHPLKPLLFALSLAAASAAFAAGPTPPVEDYRYGSHPDIAKVLRPADLDFCGIREVEMLYEDHQGQQHLLRYPVWGQNCPDGD from the coding sequence ATGAAAACCCACCCCCTCAAACCGCTGCTATTCGCCCTGAGCCTGGCCGCTGCCTCGGCCGCCTTCGCCGCCGGCCCGACGCCGCCGGTCGAGGACTACCGCTACGGCAGCCACCCCGACATCGCCAAGGTGCTGCGCCCGGCCGACCTGGATTTCTGCGGTATCCGCGAAGTGGAAATGCTCTATGAGGATCACCAGGGTCAGCAGCACCTGCTGCGCTATCCGGTGTGGGGTCAGAACTGCCCGGACGGCGACTGA
- a CDS encoding aldehyde dehydrogenase family protein: MSITATLPQVAEFLQRRHGCFIDGAWVAYDGPTSDVVNPATGEVIAKIADIDTDMLDRAVRSAHAAFKSRVWSDLRPADRERILLRFADLVEQHAEELAQLETLSQGKSINLTRMLDVGATVEFMRYMAGWATKIEGQSLDVSIPLPPGTKFTAFTRREPVGVVAGIVPWNFPLMIAVWKLMPALATGNTVVIKPASETPLTALRLAELAFEAGVPAGVFNLVTGDGARIGGGLASHKLISKVSFTGSTAVGRSVGIAAMQNMTRFALELGGKNPMIILADADIDKCVQGALLGGLLNSGQVCAAASRFYVHESRYAEFVEKLGAVVAGMSIGEGMDDTAQITPLVSRKQQTSVLKHIETARREGARVVCGGEPVDCNGFFVRPTVLAEVKQSMSVAHDEVFGPVLAVLPFKTEDEAIEMANDSEYGLGASLWTNDLTKAMNLVPRIESGTVWVNAHVLLDPSMPFGGVKQSGMGREFGRAVVEAYTEIKSVCIAH; encoded by the coding sequence ATGAGCATCACTGCAACCCTGCCGCAGGTCGCCGAATTCCTCCAGCGCCGCCACGGCTGCTTCATCGACGGCGCCTGGGTGGCCTATGACGGCCCCACCAGCGACGTGGTCAACCCGGCCACCGGCGAAGTCATCGCGAAGATCGCCGACATCGATACCGATATGCTCGACCGCGCTGTGCGCTCGGCCCATGCCGCCTTCAAGTCGCGCGTCTGGTCCGACCTGCGGCCGGCCGACCGCGAGCGCATCCTGCTGCGCTTCGCCGACCTGGTGGAGCAGCACGCCGAGGAACTGGCCCAGCTGGAAACCCTGAGCCAGGGCAAGTCGATCAACCTGACCCGCATGCTCGACGTCGGCGCCACTGTGGAGTTCATGCGCTACATGGCCGGCTGGGCGACCAAGATCGAAGGCCAGTCGCTGGACGTGTCCATCCCGCTGCCGCCGGGCACCAAGTTCACCGCCTTCACCCGCCGCGAGCCGGTAGGCGTGGTCGCCGGCATCGTGCCGTGGAACTTCCCGCTGATGATCGCCGTATGGAAACTGATGCCCGCGCTGGCCACCGGCAACACCGTGGTCATCAAGCCCGCTTCGGAAACCCCGCTGACCGCCCTGCGCCTGGCCGAACTGGCCTTCGAGGCGGGCGTGCCGGCCGGCGTGTTCAACCTGGTCACCGGTGACGGCGCGCGCATCGGCGGCGGCCTGGCTTCGCACAAGCTGATCAGCAAGGTCTCCTTCACCGGCTCCACCGCCGTGGGCCGCAGCGTCGGCATCGCCGCGATGCAGAACATGACCCGCTTCGCCCTGGAACTGGGCGGCAAGAACCCGATGATCATCCTGGCCGATGCCGACATCGACAAATGCGTGCAAGGCGCGCTGCTGGGCGGCCTGCTCAACAGCGGCCAGGTCTGCGCCGCGGCCTCGCGCTTCTACGTGCACGAGTCGCGTTATGCCGAGTTCGTCGAGAAGCTGGGCGCCGTAGTCGCCGGCATGAGCATCGGCGAAGGCATGGACGACACCGCGCAGATCACCCCGCTGGTTTCGCGCAAGCAGCAGACCTCGGTGCTCAAGCACATCGAGACTGCCCGCCGCGAAGGCGCGCGCGTGGTCTGCGGTGGCGAGCCGGTGGACTGCAACGGCTTCTTCGTGCGTCCGACCGTACTGGCCGAAGTCAAGCAGAGCATGTCGGTGGCCCACGACGAGGTGTTCGGTCCGGTGCTGGCGGTGCTGCCGTTCAAGACCGAGGACGAAGCCATCGAGATGGCCAACGACAGCGAGTACGGCCTGGGCGCCAGCCTCTGGACCAACGACCTGACCAAGGCCATGAACCTGGTGCCGCGCATCGAGTCGGGCACCGTCTGGGTCAACGCCCACGTGCTGCTCGACCCGAGCATGCCCTTCGGCGGCGTCAAGCAGTCGGGCATGGGCCGCGAGTTCGGTCGCGCCGTGGTCGAGGCCTACACCGAGATCAAGTCGGTGTGCATCGCCCACTGA
- a CDS encoding sigma-70 family RNA polymerase sigma factor, producing the protein MNTLDDHQLRELLPRLRRFALSLTRNAASADDLVQATLEKALSAWGGKRGDGDLRAWLFAILYRLFVDGQRRARRYARILSLFGGEEEHSASTEDIVSARSTLEAFERLPAEQRALLTLVSVEGLSYREVAEALQIPMGTVMSRLSRARQALRALSEGSSGSPSLRVLK; encoded by the coding sequence ATGAACACACTGGACGACCATCAACTCCGCGAACTGCTGCCGCGCCTGCGGCGCTTCGCGCTGTCCCTGACGCGCAATGCGGCGAGCGCCGACGACCTGGTCCAGGCCACCCTGGAAAAGGCCCTGTCCGCTTGGGGCGGCAAGCGCGGCGACGGCGACCTGCGCGCCTGGCTGTTCGCCATCCTCTACCGGCTGTTCGTCGACGGTCAGCGCCGCGCCCGCCGCTACGCCCGCATCCTTTCGCTGTTCGGTGGCGAAGAGGAGCACAGCGCCTCCACCGAGGACATCGTCAGCGCCCGCTCGACCCTGGAAGCCTTCGAGCGCCTGCCCGCCGAGCAGCGCGCGCTGCTCACCCTGGTCAGCGTCGAGGGGCTGAGCTACCGCGAGGTCGCCGAAGCCTTGCAGATTCCCATGGGCACCGTCATGTCGCGCCTGTCGCGAGCGCGCCAGGCCTTGCGCGCGCTGAGCGAAGGCAGCAGCGGTTCCCCTTCCCTACGGGTACTCAAATGA